GCGCAAAGCCGTAAAAACCGGATCGTTCGGAGGAAATGGCAGCGACCAGATGATAACATGTGACAGGGATGGTCCAGGGATGTCCAATCCTTCCCATAATGTAACAGCGCACAACACACTCTCCTCATCATTCTGAAAAGCGGAGATCAGATGGCTGATTTCAGCCGAACCTTCATACAGAAAACGATAGGCAGATGCCTCTGGGTAAGCAGCGAGTCCCCTTTGGAAGGCAGTCAGTTCCTCCTGAGAAGGAAACAGGATAAGCGCTCTTCCCTGCGATTTCTTCAGTAGCGTCAGCGCTCTCTGGATTGGATTATGTCCCGCTTGCAGCGGGTACAATGCCGCTTGCATCTGATCACTGTAGTCATAAGGTGAAGCGACGGAAAACGTTAACGGGTTTTCAATACCCAGACTCTGCGCCATATAGTCAAATGAACCCTCCACGGAAAGTGTAGCCGAAGAGAATACGATTGGAATATGCTGCGCAAATACTCGTTCTTTGAGAATCTCTTTTACCATCTTCGGCATAACCACAAGCGTTAATCCATCCTGGTCCTCCGTCACCCACGAGATGAGAAGTTCAGGACGCTTAAACAAAGCCAAAGCAGTTTGAATCATATCCAAATGTTCTTCTACAATTTTGACTTGATACTCATCCAGAGAGAATAACCCGCTTTCAAACACAAGCTCTTCCTCGATCGTGCCGATCAGTTCACCAAAACGGTTCACCTCCCGAATCAACGATTCATTCAGGATAAACTCCTTGCGATTAGACCCCTGTACTGGCTGACTGTTCTTATTGAGCGCGGCGAACAATGCCTCGCTTTGGGAGATTGCATCTTCGATCGTCATAGCCAGAGATTCCCGCACTTCCCCCTCTAGCAGTCGGGTAATAATAGACTCAAATTGAGTGTGCTTAAGCTTGTAAGTAAGCGCATTTTGTGCTGCTGTCTCCAGCAAATGCCCTTCATCAAAAACAACAGAGCTGTGCTCTGGCAGCAACGGCAGCTGACCCTCGCGCTTTCTCGCTTCGTAGGTCCATACATGCTCCATGTAAAAGTCGTGAGAGCAGATGACTAGATCTGCCGCTTTGCGGTAATGATCACGAGACAACGTCTGTCCGCAACGATGGCGCTGATGACAAACGAGACAGTCTTGAAATACATCCCATCCCAGTCTGCTCCACTGTCCATCTGTTAGCTCGGGATACTCTTTCCGGTTCCCGTATGGAGTGAAGGACTGTAACGTATCTGGAAAATGAACAAAATCAGGCAGACCCTGATAAATATCGCGGAAAACATCTGCGTCCTCATCCAGTCCGCTTCGCCCCTCATCCAGCTTGTTCAGGCAAATATATTGATCCGGTGACTTCCCCAATCGAGCATCAATCGTCAAGCTTAAGTGCCGTGCCAGCTTGGCGATATCTCCTTCTGGCTTCACCAGTTGTTCAATCAATGATTCATCCGCACAGGCAATAATCGCGGGTTTTCTCATGTATCTGGCATATGCAATAGCGTACAGCAGGTATACCAGCGTTTTGCCAGTGCCTACACCTGCTTCTGCAAAAATGGTCTTTTTTTCCTTATAGGCACGTTCCAGCTGGAATGCCATATAAATTTGTTCATCCCGAACCTCAAAGCCGACTTCAGGCAAAACTTCGTAAAATACATCTGCAATCCAGTCACTTGCCTGCTCAATAAACGGCTTGGACGGATCAAAGGCAAAAGGGTAAGTAGTCAATCGGGCTGTGCCTCCAATTCGTTCATAATGTGCATCCTTTCATTATAACGCAAAACAAGCTAAAAAGAACATGTAAACTGTAAGAATAACTTACGTTTTTTATTTTTCATGAAATTCTATAAAAGATAGGACATCGAGGGGTTTGTTTGTGAGGACGTAACACTGCCATAATGAAAAAACAAAGGAACCAGCAAATGCTTTCAGGCACTGGCTGGTTCCTTATTTACTTTTGCTTCATCAAATCTGGAATTTGTTCCAGCAATCGTTCTCTCGTAATGGCATCATCAAAATTCCACGAGCTGTCAAGCGTATAAACCCGTTTATTCTGAACGGCAGGAATCGTTTTCCACACTTCACTATTCATCAGGTTTCTGGTCGTTGCAATTGTTTCTTCACTCTGATCCGACAGAATAAAGAGTTCATCCCCGATAAATGAAGGAAGTACCTCGTTAGAAATGGTAGCAAAGCGCTCTTTTTTATCAATCAAGTCTGTCTGTACCTTGGAAGCTGGTATAAAGCCGAGCATATCATACAACGACACGGATATACCCTGATGTCCCATAACATACAGGTTATCCCCCATAACTAACAGCACTGTTGCTGTCTCTCCCGGCTTAATGTCAACATCCAGCTTGGCCTTTATTTGTTTGGCCTTCTCGTCATATAAGGTTTTAAACCGATCTGCCTCTTTAGTTTTTCCAAGAAGTTTACCTAGCTCCTGCATACGTTCAAAAGTTGCCAATTCGGAATTAAGAACCACGGTAGGTGCAATTTTAGCTAACGTATCAATCGTCTTTACATCCCAATTATCAAAAAGAATAAGGTCTGGTTTCAGCATCGTCAGCTTTTCCAGATTCACCGGGTAGCCTATATCGATAATATCCTTGGTAAGGTCTGCGTACACTATTTGTGACTGAATGACACTCAGACTCGCACCTGCTGGACGTACACCCAAGGCAAGCAAATCCCCTGGATCACTGCCTACATAAACAATTTTCTGCGGATTTACCGGAATCGTGACTTTACGTTTTTGAAAGTCTGTATATTCCCGGGTGGTCGGCGTTGTAGATGCCGTTTCCTTTTGCTCCGTGCTGTTTGTAGCCTGTCCTGCCGTAAGGGAAGTTTGGGCACCATTTTCTTGTGAGCTACAAGCTGAAAGTACAATGGCTATAATAAGCATTACACTCGTCAGCACGGGGAATCGAGGCGATATTTTTATATGTTGCATATGATGTATCCTCCAAGTTATGTAGTTTCATAGAAAATGATAATCATTATCATTCACTTTATATTACATAATAGTCCCATCATCTGCAACGGCGATTTCCTTAATTCATTCTATTAGAAGCTACTGGAGGCAGGGACGATTGCTGCTCATGTCGCTGCAACTCTTTTTTATTTACAACTAAGGTGCTGGCACAAAGATCGTGGACTCCCTGTTTTTTCGCAGTAAAAGCGACCACAATGTAAATAAGACGTAAAATCACAAAAGAAATGGCTTTAATCCAATAACGCCCTGAGGCATGTAAGAATCCAAGACGCTTTCCTTCCTTATCTACAACAACTAAAGAGAACACGAGCTTACCTGGTGTTGCTCTTACCTTCGACGACTCCCATAATACACAGTACAGCCATGGCACCATGAGCCAAAAGATTAGCGGCCACCACAAAAGCAGCATTTGTATGAACACCGTCTCCTTTATACCCAAAATATCTGGGATGATGTAAATTGCTCCCCCTATTGAAAGGATTATGGCAGTAAGGATGATTAGATCAATCATAAACGCTGCCGTTCTTATCCAAAATCCTCCGTAAATCTTTCTTACACTATCACTTGTTACTGTCATAATGATGTATAACTCCTTTGCATTCGTTAAAATCCATTTTATTCCTTTGCCCAAGGAGATATCATACGGCCACCTCCCTGAATTGTCAATTTACGAATAAACACTCATAAACAAGTGAAAAGACCTATTTCCATGCATTAAAGTGGACATTTTTATAGGATTTAAGAGCTTATATACCGTGATTTTACTCTGATTAGGCACGAAATAAGCGCTGCTACAGTCTCTTATCTACCTACACGTAGTACTTTGGCATCGAATTAAAATCAGCCTTTTCACGCATAAAAAAACAGCGTATGTGTAAATGAGTTTACACATACGCTGCCTAGTTATTATATCGATTTGACAAGCAACAACTCAGCTCGAATGAGCTTGTTCCTGACCATCTTACTCACTATATTTTTTGCCCTCCACACTAAACAAACCTTCCTCACCACGCAGCTTTGCCAATGCTTCGACAAAGAAATAATCGCCGTAGATGATGGGCACATTGATGTGTTTTTGCTCAGGATAATGTACGGTTCCGTTCATCAGCAATCCCTCATGTTCTTCGCCCCATGCCGTACACGTGTGATGCAAACCCTGAAGGATGGATTCTGCAGCTTTTGTAAATTGCTCAGCACGTGCCGAATATTTTGCTAGTTCCAGCAAACCGCTAGCTGCAATGGCCGCAGCTGACGAATCCCATGCTTCGCGGTGTCCTTCTTCTGCTCTAAAGTCCCATACAGGCAGGCAAGCATCGCCCAATTGGGACAGGAAAAAGTCAGCCGTGTTCTCGGCCACCTTTAAATAACGCGAATCGCGTGTGTATCCATACGAAAGCGTAAAACCG
This window of the Paenibacillus polymyxa genome carries:
- a CDS encoding ATP-dependent DNA helicase; its protein translation is MTTYPFAFDPSKPFIEQASDWIADVFYEVLPEVGFEVRDEQIYMAFQLERAYKEKKTIFAEAGVGTGKTLVYLLYAIAYARYMRKPAIIACADESLIEQLVKPEGDIAKLARHLSLTIDARLGKSPDQYICLNKLDEGRSGLDEDADVFRDIYQGLPDFVHFPDTLQSFTPYGNRKEYPELTDGQWSRLGWDVFQDCLVCHQRHRCGQTLSRDHYRKAADLVICSHDFYMEHVWTYEARKREGQLPLLPEHSSVVFDEGHLLETAAQNALTYKLKHTQFESIITRLLEGEVRESLAMTIEDAISQSEALFAALNKNSQPVQGSNRKEFILNESLIREVNRFGELIGTIEEELVFESGLFSLDEYQVKIVEEHLDMIQTALALFKRPELLISWVTEDQDGLTLVVMPKMVKEILKERVFAQHIPIVFSSATLSVEGSFDYMAQSLGIENPLTFSVASPYDYSDQMQAALYPLQAGHNPIQRALTLLKKSQGRALILFPSQEELTAFQRGLAAYPEASAYRFLYEGSAEISHLISAFQNDEESVLCAVTLWEGLDIPGPSLSHVIIWSLPFPPNDPVFTALRKDAADPFNEIDMPHMALRLRQGIGRLIRSRNDQGWISIMGHDLNRPEVRTQVEQLLPAGVECTVIEGKPEGIKTC
- a CDS encoding ABC transporter substrate-binding protein, with the protein product MQHIKISPRFPVLTSVMLIIAIVLSACSSQENGAQTSLTAGQATNSTEQKETASTTPTTREYTDFQKRKVTIPVNPQKIVYVGSDPGDLLALGVRPAGASLSVIQSQIVYADLTKDIIDIGYPVNLEKLTMLKPDLILFDNWDVKTIDTLAKIAPTVVLNSELATFERMQELGKLLGKTKEADRFKTLYDEKAKQIKAKLDVDIKPGETATVLLVMGDNLYVMGHQGISVSLYDMLGFIPASKVQTDLIDKKERFATISNEVLPSFIGDELFILSDQSEETIATTRNLMNSEVWKTIPAVQNKRVYTLDSSWNFDDAITRERLLEQIPDLMKQK
- a CDS encoding RDD family protein translates to MTVTSDSVRKIYGGFWIRTAAFMIDLIILTAIILSIGGAIYIIPDILGIKETVFIQMLLLWWPLIFWLMVPWLYCVLWESSKVRATPGKLVFSLVVVDKEGKRLGFLHASGRYWIKAISFVILRLIYIVVAFTAKKQGVHDLCASTLVVNKKELQRHEQQSSLPPVASNRMN